In Chitinophagaceae bacterium, the genomic window GTTACCCTTAATTTCTAATCAGTTAAAAATTTCAGCACATGAAATTCAATAATATCAAATCACACATGCTCAACACGATTGTTGTTGTCATGTTGTTATCGGGTTTTAATTCCTGCAAAATTGATGACCAGGTAGATCCGAATAATCCTTCGCTGGAAGGTATTGAAGCAAATGCAACTGTTGATGAGCTTAATAACCTTGTAACAGGAATGCTCTCTGGTATGCGTAATCGTTTCGATACCTATCTTGATGATATGTCGGTGATCGGTCGCGATTATTATCGCTATTCCGGATCAGATCCAAGATTCACTTCCGATTTGCTGGGAAAAGAATCTTCTGTTCTTGACCCTAATACCTTTTACACCACCAATCCGTGGGCAGATCATTACCGCATTGTAAGAAATGGATGGATATTGAGACATGCGGTGGCAAATACCACGGCAGCCCTTACAGATGAGGAAAAGAATGGCTACCTGGGCTTTGCAAAGACGATCCAGGCGCAACAAATGCTGAATGCACTCAACATGCAATATCAGAATGGAATCAGGGTAGATGTAGAAGATGCGGATAATCCAGGTCCTTTTCTAAGTTACGAGCAATCATTGCAGGGAATACTTGATCTGTTAGACCAGGGTTATACTGATCTGACCAATGGAGGCGATGCATTCAAATTCACGCTTACCAGCGGATTTGCGGGATTTGATACACCAAGTACTTTTGCTAAGTTTAACAGGGCACTTGCTGCGCGGGTAACACTTTATGAAGGAGATTTTTCGGGAGTTGAAGCCGTATTAAATCAGTCGTTTTTTGATTTGGCAGGAGCACTTACAACAGGGGTTTATATGGTATATTCTACTTCCGGCGGTGATTTGCTCAATGATGCCTATACTCCTTTGAACTCGTCTACAGGTTCCAATGCGCGTTGTGCACAGCCTTCATTTAATGCAGATGCGGAGCCTGGTGATTTGAGGGTTGCATCAAAAACCGTTTTGAGAGATGAGCCGGCCTTCGCTGATGATCTCACCAGTAATTACGATGTTTGGGTATATAAATCTAATGTGGATCCTGTCTGCATTATTCGCAATGAAGAGTTAATTCTAATTTATGCTGAAGCAAAAAATCAGACGGGTAATTCAAGTGCTGCCATAGAAGCTATAAATGTTATCCGTGCAGCAGCAGGTCTGAGTATATATTCAGGAAGTACGTCACAGGATGAAGTAACCAATGAGATCCTGAATCAACGGCGTTATTCATTGTTTGCAGAAGGGCATCGCTGGGTTGACATGAGAAGGTATAATAAGTTAGGTGAGTTGCCCATTGACAGGCCAGGTGATGATGTATGGGTGCAATTCCCAAGGCCTGCGAATGAAGAATTGTAAATAAAAAGAAATTGCATTTTAGAAAGAGGGGCATTTGCCCCTCTTTTTAATTTGTGACCTCAGGAAATCCAGACTGGCAATTTATAAGGTGGAAAGTATAAAGCTAAATCTTCAATATTGTCTGATACAAAAAGAAAAGGCTGCCTCTGATGAAGCAGCCTTAAAACTTGTAGTTAAAGCGATTTAAAGTCTTACTTTTTGAGTAAATACTTCACCGTTTTGTCGAACAGTAACCAGGTAAATAGATGATTCCTCACCAGCCATGCTAATTGCCATTACATTTGAATTGATTTCAACTGACTTAATGGTTTGACCCAGTAAATTGGTAATGGTAACATCTCCAGAAAGATCGTTTTTTAGTTGCACATGAATTGATTGATTAGCAGAAAAAACTTTGTAACCAAGTGCATTCACAGGAGTAATACCGATATTGCCGGCATCACCTGCTGCAATAGAAGCAGCTGCGGTGGCTTCGTATGCGTAATCTTTTACGGTAAATGTTTTTCCATCTTCTGAAACATCAAATCGTGCCCATCCATAATGATCACCCGTACCTACTTTGATGCGCAAACCCATATACGCATCAGTAGCGCCAAACCAATTACCATAAGGGTTCTGAAAATAACCGGATGTTGCCATTGTCTGATAATTTCCTTCTACCCAGGTTAATGCATCTCCAATTACATCATTGGCCTGAAGTAGCGATGGATATTTATAAGGATCACTGCTTGTGCCTGCTATTGCATTATTATCAATGGCATTTATCAAAAGTTTAACATCAGCTCCATTACTGGTAATATTAACCTGGAAATCGGTAGTGCCGTCGTTGTTTAAATCCAGATCATAACTAGCCCCATTACCTGTACCGACGAAGTCAGGATTTACATCGGTATACACAATTTGGGCATTTGCAATATTCGAGATCGCCAGCAGGGAAGCTGCCATCGATGAATAACCTGTAATTTTTTTGGAGAGTGTAGATCGTTGTTGTTTCATGTTAGGAGATTTAGTTTGAAGCAAAGTAAATAAAAAAGATTATGATCGTCAATAAAAAATGACAAGTAATTGTAAATAAAAATCAGGCCATAAAATTCAACATCGATGCAGCAGATTCTATTAAATATAAAGAGTGGAGCGCCAATCCCACACCATCAATTCCCAGTTTTCACCATCAGAATCTGTATAGCGATGTATTGTTTTCAAACCTACCCGCAAATGGGCATTAATTGACCGCTGATTCCTGTTCGCAACTTCAGTAATTAACAGTTGATAGCGGTTTGAAAGTGAATCACGAAGTTTTGCATACAGTTGATCGAACACACCTTGCCCTCTGAAATTCTTTTGGATGCAAACCTGACCCATTATAAAATAGTTGTAGGATGAAAGCGGCAAACTTTTATAGGAAAGGCTGTCGATAATTCTGAACATTGGCTCGAGTACCGGCACACTGTTTCTGAAGTTTTTTGGCATTACCAAAGCGTAGCCTACCACCTTCTGATTAAATGTAGCAATGATGGATGGAGATTGGTGATTCATTGTTTTCAGTACATCAGGTTCATGCTGAACTGTTACGAAGCCCTGTTCTGATATTTCTTTTTCATTTAGAAACTGTGCGAGATTGGATTGCTGCAATTGTAGAATTTCTTCCACCTGAGAATCTTTTGATACCGGTTCTATGATTACGGCATTCAATTTAAAAAATTGGTTTTTTATTTAACACATCACAATGTTAAAGATAAAATTCTATGTGATATTGTTGCATCCAATTGTAATTTTCCAGAGAAGTTTTCAGGAAAGAAAAATGCGTTAAATCTTTTTATGGTTCCCGCTTTCTAAAAAAGATAGCGAATGGACGCAATAGTTTTGAGCAATTAATCATCATTTGCATTGTAAAAAAAATCGCATTTTAAGCAACTGCTTACTGTATGTCTAAATTATTACTGATCGATTAGAAATCATTTTTTAGGTGCAGTTTGGAACATACCAATAAGCACTTGCAACGGCCATGTTATTATACGAATCACAAAACGGCTTTTCTTTCCGCTGAGCCGTTTCACTCCACGTTCAATGGATGTTCCGATTTTGATGCCGAAAGGCGCAGGTTCTTCACAGACCTGGTATAGTTTCATAAATTCTTGTTGCATGTAATTTTTAAAGTTTTTGACGGTCGCCGCAAACTAAAATTGTGCCATAGCCGGTAAAAAATTCCGGCTTAAGAAATAAATAATCTTAAGATTCAATTGTTATTTTTTAACCGAATTTTTAATTAGAAAAATCCCGCGTAATTAGAACTCTGGTTTGATCAAATTCAAAACAAATGTTACACAAATACTAAGTTGACCTAGCCAGCCAATAAATGCCTGGAATTGAACACAATTTTTCAATTCAAATCTTTACGATCTTCTTTTCTGATTTCTGCAGCAAGGCCAGGCGTCAAATCCACTTTTATTTGTTTGTTGATAATGCGGTAGACATTTTTTACATCCGGTAATAATTCAAGTCCCGGCACAGAATCGGTGGTGAAATAGAAACCTCCTAGCAGCCACGGATATAAAGGATTTGTATTGCCGAAAATTATAAATCCTGAACCGTCATTCTCTTCGGTAATTTCCATCCGGTCTATGTTTTTAAGTGGAAGGGTCTTAATCAGGCGTTTTCGCTTGCCGGTTAATACGATTACTCTTTTATTGGTGATGCAATAAAAAGTAGAAGCGCGCCGGGCAGCATCCATAATGAAGCGGATCAGTCCGAGCTCGATACCTGCAAGTGCCAGCAGTCCGCCAAAGAGTTTAAAAAATATCCCGGAGTTATAATGAACCAATGTATAATCCAGGATGATGGAGAATCCGATCAGAATGATACTCATCGGAATCAGGATAAGGTCAGCGTCACGGATCTGAATCCCGCGTTTTGGCTGACCGGTCCACAGTATTATTTCTTCCTCTTTAAGATATTCTTTAAATAATACTGCTGTATCCATAAAATTTATGGTGGTGCGTTTTGCCTGAGTTTGTTAATTCAGGGTAAAGTAAGGGTTATTTGAACTTTAAATTTAACATGGAATATTTAGAGAAGTTACTACTTTGGTTCTCCCAATCCGGATATTCAGCGACCTTAATAATGCAAAATGATTTCTATTATTTGTTCTGTATATCCGCTTAAAATACTCAACTAAAAATTCATTTGTGCGATTAATAAACAGGGAGATCAGTTGGTTATCTTTTAATGCGCGTGTATTACAGGAAGCCGAAGATCCGGCTGTACCATTATTAGAGCGGCTTCGTTTCCTCGGTATTTTTTCATCTAATCTTGATGAGTTTTTCCGTGTGCGCGTGGCCTCGCTAAAGAGGATGGCCGTACTTGGCAAGCGTGCAAAGAAAACCATCGGAGAGTCACCGAAAAAGGTGTTGGCGGAAATATTCGACAGGGTAATTACCATGCAGAATAAGTTCAACCTGGCGTACCAGCAAATTATACACGAATTAGAGCAGGAAAGTGTTTTTATAGTGAATGAACTGCAGCTTACTCATGAGCAGGGCGCTTTTGTCAGAAATTATTTTCAACAGGAAGTACGTGCCGCGTTGGTTCCTATAATGGTAGATGCCATTGTGGAATTTCCTTACCTGAAGGACCATGCTATCTATCTTGCTGTTTTACTTTCAGACAGCAAATTCAAGCACAAACCAAAGTATTCAGTAATCGAAATTCCTACCGACAGGCTTTCCCGTTTTCTGGTATTACCAAAACATGGTGAGCGTAATTTCGTGATACTATTGGATGATGTGATCCGGTTCTGCCTGGATGATGTTTATTATATCTTCCCCCATGATACGTATAAGGCAGCAACAATAAAACTTACACGTGATGCAGAGCTTGATTTATTAGAAGACTTCAATCAAAGCGTCACCGAAAAGATAGAGAAGGGAATTAAACAACGCAAAAGAGGCAAGCCAGTTCGCTTCATTTATGATACCGGCATTGATTCAGACATGCTGGATTATATTTTAAGACGCATGCACCTTAAAAAGGGCATCGATAATCTTGTGGCAGGAGCAAGGTATCATAACTTCAAAGATTTTCAACGGTTTCCTTCCCTGGGTAAAACTCATTTGCTTTATCCGAAGTTGGAAAGATTGCAACACCCTGATATAAAACCCAACAAGAGCATAATTCAGGTAATACGTAGCAAGGACATACTGTTGCATTTCCCTTATCAATCATTCGACTCTTTTATAGACTTTCTGCGGGAGGCGGCTATTGATCCGAAAGTGACAGAGATAAAAATCACCCTTTACAGGATGGCAAAAGGTTCAAAGGTTGCCAATGCCCTGATCAATGCAGTAAGAAACGGAAAAAAAGTACTCGTGGTGATGGAATTACAGGCGCGGTTTGATGAAGAGCATAACATTTTGTGGAGTGATACGCTGCGAGATGAGGGTGCGCATGTGATCTTTGGTATTCAGGGTTTAAAAGTGCATAGCAAGGTTTGTTTGATCTCGAGAAAGGAAAAGGGGGAAATTGTACAGTACGCAAATATTTCAACCGGGAATTATAACGAGTCAACAGCAGGTGTATATGCTGATCACAGTTTGTTTACCGCTGATCTCAGGATAACCGAAGAGTTGCAATGGATGTTTGAGTTCTTTTTGAATACGTATAAGGTACCTGACTATAAATACCTGGTGATGTCGCCGACGCATATGCGAAAACGGCTTGAAAAATTAATCCAGCGCGAAATTGAATTGGCTCAAAAGGGAAGGGCTGCCAGGATTGATATCAAGCTTAATAATTTTGCTGATGAAGGAATGGTTGCTAAAATTCTTGAAGCAGCAAAAGCCGGTGTGAAAATCCGTATGCTCATAAGAGGTACCAGCACTTTGGGTGTGTTAGCCGAAGACTTACGGCCGAACATTGAAATCATAAGTATCGTTGATAAATTTCTGGAGCATTCACGTTTGCTTATCTTTAATAATGACGGAGATGAACTGGTCTATCTGACATCAGCGGATTGGATGGTTCGTAACCTGAATAGCAGGGTTGAAATGGCTTGTCCTGTTCTTGATCCTGCAATCAATAAGGAACTCAAAGATTACTTTAATATTCAGTTCCGTGATAATGTAAAGGCACGTGAAATGGATGCAGACCAATTAAACCACTATAGAAAAGATAATAATCCTCCTTACCGGTCGCAGGATGAAATCTATTATTATCTAAAGGAAAAAATGGAAGTCGTAAAGTTATCGCAACAATCAACTGAGATTTCACCTGAGCCGGAAAGTACTACTGCTTCGGCTTAAATTTTTTTGGATTGTTGTTGGCGGTAGGTGTTGTGAGTTGTCTATTGTCAGTTGTCAGTTGTCAGTTGTCAGTTGTCAGTTGTCAGTTGTGAGATTGTCAGTAATTTCAAAAAGTTAGTGTATAAAAAAAGAGCGGTCATTTACCGCTCTTTTTTTAAAATTCAATCCTGGTTTTCTATTCAAAATATCTTCAAACGAACTGTTTCCTGTTTGACTGATTTGAAATTTTACAGAAAATCTGCACTCTCATTTTACACGAATGAAAACTATTGATTGCAATTCCGCGAACAAAACTTATTCAACAATAAACTTTCCATTCATTCTTTGCCAATGTCCAGGATAGGTGCATACAAATTGATAATTGCCGGATGGCGGTGCTGCAAAAATCAGGTCTTCGGACTGTCCGGGTTCCAGCACTTTCGAGGTGTAGAGGATATTTGATTTATCATCAGGCACGAAACTTTTATCAGCTCCTGCTGTAATTGCCGCTGTAGCAACAGCTTCCATTGCACCGTCTTTTACAATAAAAAAATTGTGCTTCATGGCAATATCTGTTGCCTTATTCACAAAATGAATTTTAACGGTAGTGCCACTTTTTACCCTGATTTCTGATGTGGAGAATGCCATTACGTCCATTGCATTGCCCTGTGCTTCCAGCGAAATTTCCATCACAGGGGCATTCGGATCAATCTTACTCGGGTCATACGCTGCAGCAGGTGTTTCCGAAACATACGTTGTTGAAGTATCTGTTGCAGCAGTCTGACTCTCCTGATTTGAGCCACCACCACAAGAAGCGAAAAAAAGTGCACTTACCAGAATGGGAAATGTTAAAAGGAATTTTTTCATAGCTTTATTTTTTTTAAGTAAATTAACCAACAGTAAAATTGCCAATTTGTTTTCTAATATCCGGAATAAATACCGAATGTTTTTTGGCACGGCGTTTAATGAACCTACCCACATGAATAGACTCCGATTTATTTTCGTTCTGATTTCGATACCGGCAATTGTCTCAATAGCCAACGCACAAGCAATTACTTTTTGTAAGTCAGTAGATAAAGAGGGGCATGCAGTGAATGCCGCTAAGGAATTTACTTTATCAGGGAGCAGTGCCAGAATTGTTTTCCTGTTGCAGTTTGGTTCGGTCAGGCCTGCTTTGGTCAGCTATGATCTTTATAAATTGGAAAATGGCAAAGAAGTGTTCAGCTCCACCTTGAAACAATCACCTGAACCAGGAAAAAACTGGTTGTCGAAAGAAGTAACCCTGTACGATGTCGCAACTTACCGCGTATATGCCTTTGATGACAAAGATAAAGTATTGGGCAAATCCGAGTTTACACTTAAACCATCCCCAAAATAGAAATGCTGCAAGCTATTACTGAAGGTTTTCAAGCTCGGATCTTATTTTTTTGGGTAAGCTTGCTACTACGAGTTCATAAGAGTGATTAATCATTTTTGCAATTTCATTTTGTGGAATACTTCCATCATCCTCCACGCTGTTCCAGTGTTTTTTATTCATGTGAAAGGCCGGATAGACAGTGTCGAATTTTTCTCTTAATTCAATCGCCAGCTCAGGGTCGCATTTGACATTTATACGAACAGGAAGATATTCCAGGCTGGTGAGCAAAAACATTTTGTTCATTACTTTGAATACAAGTGTATCCTTATCGAAAGGAAATTCTTCCGTTACTCCCTTTTTGTTCAAACAAAAATCGCGGATGAATTCGTGTGTCATGATTAAACTGAAGTAGAAAAGTTTGAATGAAGTAGTGAGGTCTTACACTTTGAATTGACACTGACTTTTGACTGGGGTTACAACAACAATGAAATTATCTGAAAGGTAGACTGCCCATGTTTACTTAACAAAGCAGCAGTTTATTCTTCAAACAGCAATTGATTTAAAGCTTCCTGCAATTCCTGATAAGTTTTTTGTTCTTTACCCAACGAGCGTTTCAATCCTTCTTTATAAGTTTCTTCCGCCTTTTCTTTTTTGTTCAGCTTTTCATAGAGTTTGCCCAGATGATAATAGGTGCCACAATAATCCGGATCATCGGCTAAAATTTCTTTGAAATAAGAGAGTGTTTTTTCATCATCACCTAATTTGGCGTATTCCAACGCCAGTGCAAATTTTACAAAACTGTCTTTAGGGTTACCGGACAAAAAAATCAGTAACTGTTCCATTCTGGAGTTATTCATTGCTTATCAGGAAAAAGTTTTTGGCTACCTTTGCAGCTCTTTCAATGATGCGTAAACCCGCTTTTATTGACTTAACCAACACGAAGATAGACATGAAGATTCTAGTTTGCATCAGTAAGACTCCTGACACTACCACAAAAATTACGTTCACCGATAATAACACGAAATTTAACAGTGACAAGGTGCAGTTTATCATCAATCCTTATGATGAATGGTATGCTTTGGTTCGCGCCATTGAAATAAAAGAACAATCCGGAGCAACAGTAACTGTAATAAATGTGGGCGGTGCCGACTGTGATGCCATCATTCGTAAAGCGCTTGCTATTGGCGGAGATGACGCGGTAAGAGTTGATGTTGAGCCTGAAGACGCCTTTTTTGTAGCGGATCAGATTGCGCAATATGCGAAGACTGAAAATTATGACATCATTCTATCGGGAAAAGAAACATTGGATTATAATGGATCGCAAGTAGGTGGTATGGTAGCGGGCTTACTGGACGTTCCATTTATTTCAATGGCTTCTAAATTAGATATGGCCGGAAATGTTGCCACTGTTGAGCGGGATATTTCAGGAGGTAAAGAAATAATCAATGTTCAGACTCCATTTGTAATCAGTGCTGCGAAAGGAATGGCAGAAGCAAGAATTCCCAACATGCGCGGAATTATGGCGGCAAGAACAAAACCTATTAAAGTCCTCGAGCCCTTTGCTTCGGAAAAATTTACTTCCGTAAAGCATTACGACATGCCAAAAGAAAAGGCAGGACCGAAAATGATTTCTGCCGATCATCCCGAAGAATTAGTGGCACTGCTTCACAATGAAGCGAAAGTGATTTGAATTTCTTTAACGCTGTAATCCAATAATAATGAGTGTACTTGTTTTTGTAGAAGCATCAGAAGGAAAATTTAAGAAGCCTGCATATGAAGCCGCAACCTATGGGGCGAAAGTAAGTGCCATGCTTGGTGTTGAAGCACATGCACTGTGTATAGATGAAGCGGATGAGGCGGAGTTGAAAACGCTCGGCGACTATGGAATTAAAAAAGTCTGGTTTGTTAAAGATGCAAGGCTTAAAAATTTTGATCCGCTTGTTTTTGCTAAAGTAATTACCCAGGCTGAAGCTCAGATAAATGCTGACGTGCTGGTGCTGATTCAAAATTATAATGGCAAAGCTATTGCGCCGGTATTATCCGCAAAACTTCGTGCAGGCCTCGTTTCAGGCGCGATTGATTTACCTCTTAAGGATGGAAATTCATTTTTAGTCAGGAAGAATGTATTCTCAGGAAAGGCTTTTGCGACTTATGAAATGCATTCTGCACAGAAGATTATTTCATTGATTGCTAATTCTGTAGCTCCTGAAAAAACAGAAAATTCCGCTGTATTAACGGAATTCAAACCTGAACTGATGGACGCAGATTTTAAAATAACTGTTAAGGAAGTAGTAAAAGCATCAGGCACCATTTCGCTCTCGGATGCTGAAATTGTGGTATCAGGCGGCCGCGGATTGAAGGGTCCGGAGCACTGGGGCATGGTGGAAGAGATGGCAGGTATTCTGGGTGCTGCCACTGCCTGTTCAAGGCCTGTTGCCGATATTCACTGGCGTCCGCATACGGAACATGTAGGGCAAACCGGAATCGCAATCCGGCCTAATTTGTATATTGCAATTGGAATTTCAGGCGCTATTCAGCACTTGGCCGGAGTAAACGGAAGCAAAGTGATGGTAGTAATTAACAAAGATCCGGAAGCGCCATTTTTTAAAGCCGCGGATTATGGAATAATCGGTGATGCCTTTGAAGTAGTTCCAAAACTGAATGAAGCATTGCGAAAGTTTAAAGCAGGAAATTAGTTTTTTTAACCATCGGAGGAGCATGAAGAAAATAGAATTGGAAATCGTTGCCTTATCACATAGCATCACGCAATCGCATTCGTATGCTGTTGTGCTGGGAGAGGTGAGCGGAATCCGGAGGTTGCCGATTGTGATCGGTGGCTTTGAAGCACAGGCCATTGCAGTTGCATTGGAAAAAATGAATCCGACACGTCCGCTGACACATGATCTCATGCGCAGCATTTGCCAATCGTTCAATATTGAAGTGAAAGAAGTGATCATCAATAATCTGCTGGATGGAATTTTCTATTCACAGTTGGTTTGCAAACGTGGCAATGAGTTGATTGAAGTGGATTCACGAACGTCAGATGCATTGGCGCTGGCGGTAAGATTTGATTGTCCTATTTATACCTATGAATTTATTCTTGATTCTGCAGGCTTGATATTGGAAGAACCTGTAAAAGAAGAAAAACTGGAAGTGAAAGAGCGCAAATCGGAAAAAAAATCAGGAACAACAACAGCGGTAAAATCTATGGACCTTGCCCGTCAATCATTGCCTGAATTGAATTTATTACTGCAAACTTTATTGGAAAAGGAAGACTATGAACAGGCGATCATGGTAAGAGATGAAATATCGAGAAGGAAGAAGCAGTCGTAGATTCTTACTTCAAATTTTATTTTATTTAAAGAGACATGGTTGAAGTACTATCCAATAGACGGAGTATCATTCGATAAATCTTTTTTTCAATTTCGGTGCAGGAACCATACAAGTAGGCTCCTTCCCAAAAATCCGATACCGATATTTTGCGATCAGATTATAGATTCCGTCTCTTAAAAATTTCGGGACAATAATAAATCCATAGAAAAGACTCCATCCTCCTGCAAGTTGCTTTGCAATTCTTAAAGCGGCAGTTGACTGCGTATAGATCTTTCCCTCTTCAATCAAAATAACGGTGTTCATTTTTTCAGATGAATACTCAAAACCATCTAATAATTTCGTGGCAGCTTCTGATTGCAAAGTGCCAAAAATAAAACGCTCAGTCTTATCCCTTTTTATTACAAACTGCACGAAGCCATTGCAAAG contains:
- a CDS encoding GNAT family N-acetyltransferase, whose protein sequence is MNAVIIEPVSKDSQVEEILQLQQSNLAQFLNEKEISEQGFVTVQHEPDVLKTMNHQSPSIIATFNQKVVGYALVMPKNFRNSVPVLEPMFRIIDSLSYKSLPLSSYNYFIMGQVCIQKNFRGQGVFDQLYAKLRDSLSNRYQLLITEVANRNQRSINAHLRVGLKTIHRYTDSDGENWELMVWDWRSTLYI
- a CDS encoding thiol-disulfide oxidoreductase DCC family protein; protein product: MAFTVNNSSEVNPSPSSIILFDGVCNLCNGFVQFVIKRDKTERFIFGTLQSEAATKLLDGFEYSSEKMNTVILIEEGKIYTQSTAALRIAKQLAGGWSLFYGFIIVPKFLRDGIYNLIAKYRYRIFGKEPTCMVPAPKLKKRFIE
- a CDS encoding RagB/SusD family nutrient uptake outer membrane protein, producing MLNTIVVVMLLSGFNSCKIDDQVDPNNPSLEGIEANATVDELNNLVTGMLSGMRNRFDTYLDDMSVIGRDYYRYSGSDPRFTSDLLGKESSVLDPNTFYTTNPWADHYRIVRNGWILRHAVANTTAALTDEEKNGYLGFAKTIQAQQMLNALNMQYQNGIRVDVEDADNPGPFLSYEQSLQGILDLLDQGYTDLTNGGDAFKFTLTSGFAGFDTPSTFAKFNRALAARVTLYEGDFSGVEAVLNQSFFDLAGALTTGVYMVYSTSGGDLLNDAYTPLNSSTGSNARCAQPSFNADAEPGDLRVASKTVLRDEPAFADDLTSNYDVWVYKSNVDPVCIIRNEELILIYAEAKNQTGNSSAAIEAINVIRAAAGLSIYSGSTSQDEVTNEILNQRRYSLFAEGHRWVDMRRYNKLGELPIDRPGDDVWVQFPRPANEEL
- a CDS encoding bifunctional nuclease family protein; this translates as MKKIELEIVALSHSITQSHSYAVVLGEVSGIRRLPIVIGGFEAQAIAVALEKMNPTRPLTHDLMRSICQSFNIEVKEVIINNLLDGIFYSQLVCKRGNELIEVDSRTSDALALAVRFDCPIYTYEFILDSAGLILEEPVKEEKLEVKERKSEKKSGTTTAVKSMDLARQSLPELNLLLQTLLEKEDYEQAIMVRDEISRRKKQS
- a CDS encoding T9SS type A sorting domain-containing protein; its protein translation is MKQQRSTLSKKITGYSSMAASLLAISNIANAQIVYTDVNPDFVGTGNGASYDLDLNNDGTTDFQVNITSNGADVKLLINAIDNNAIAGTSSDPYKYPSLLQANDVIGDALTWVEGNYQTMATSGYFQNPYGNWFGATDAYMGLRIKVGTGDHYGWARFDVSEDGKTFTVKDYAYEATAAASIAAGDAGNIGITPVNALGYKVFSANQSIHVQLKNDLSGDVTITNLLGQTIKSVEINSNVMAISMAGEESSIYLVTVRQNGEVFTQKVRL
- a CDS encoding cupredoxin domain-containing protein; the encoded protein is MKKFLLTFPILVSALFFASCGGGSNQESQTAATDTSTTYVSETPAAAYDPSKIDPNAPVMEISLEAQGNAMDVMAFSTSEIRVKSGTTVKIHFVNKATDIAMKHNFFIVKDGAMEAVATAAITAGADKSFVPDDKSNILYTSKVLEPGQSEDLIFAAPPSGNYQFVCTYPGHWQRMNGKFIVE
- a CDS encoding electron transfer flavoprotein subunit alpha/FixB family protein; its protein translation is MSVLVFVEASEGKFKKPAYEAATYGAKVSAMLGVEAHALCIDEADEAELKTLGDYGIKKVWFVKDARLKNFDPLVFAKVITQAEAQINADVLVLIQNYNGKAIAPVLSAKLRAGLVSGAIDLPLKDGNSFLVRKNVFSGKAFATYEMHSAQKIISLIANSVAPEKTENSAVLTEFKPELMDADFKITVKEVVKASGTISLSDAEIVVSGGRGLKGPEHWGMVEEMAGILGAATACSRPVADIHWRPHTEHVGQTGIAIRPNLYIAIGISGAIQHLAGVNGSKVMVVINKDPEAPFFKAADYGIIGDAFEVVPKLNEALRKFKAGN
- a CDS encoding electron transfer flavoprotein subunit beta/FixA family protein — protein: MKILVCISKTPDTTTKITFTDNNTKFNSDKVQFIINPYDEWYALVRAIEIKEQSGATVTVINVGGADCDAIIRKALAIGGDDAVRVDVEPEDAFFVADQIAQYAKTENYDIILSGKETLDYNGSQVGGMVAGLLDVPFISMASKLDMAGNVATVERDISGGKEIINVQTPFVISAAKGMAEARIPNMRGIMAARTKPIKVLEPFASEKFTSVKHYDMPKEKAGPKMISADHPEELVALLHNEAKVI
- the ppk1 gene encoding polyphosphate kinase 1 produces the protein MRLINREISWLSFNARVLQEAEDPAVPLLERLRFLGIFSSNLDEFFRVRVASLKRMAVLGKRAKKTIGESPKKVLAEIFDRVITMQNKFNLAYQQIIHELEQESVFIVNELQLTHEQGAFVRNYFQQEVRAALVPIMVDAIVEFPYLKDHAIYLAVLLSDSKFKHKPKYSVIEIPTDRLSRFLVLPKHGERNFVILLDDVIRFCLDDVYYIFPHDTYKAATIKLTRDAELDLLEDFNQSVTEKIEKGIKQRKRGKPVRFIYDTGIDSDMLDYILRRMHLKKGIDNLVAGARYHNFKDFQRFPSLGKTHLLYPKLERLQHPDIKPNKSIIQVIRSKDILLHFPYQSFDSFIDFLREAAIDPKVTEIKITLYRMAKGSKVANALINAVRNGKKVLVVMELQARFDEEHNILWSDTLRDEGAHVIFGIQGLKVHSKVCLISRKEKGEIVQYANISTGNYNESTAGVYADHSLFTADLRITEELQWMFEFFLNTYKVPDYKYLVMSPTHMRKRLEKLIQREIELAQKGRAARIDIKLNNFADEGMVAKILEAAKAGVKIRMLIRGTSTLGVLAEDLRPNIEIISIVDKFLEHSRLLIFNNDGDELVYLTSADWMVRNLNSRVEMACPVLDPAINKELKDYFNIQFRDNVKAREMDADQLNHYRKDNNPPYRSQDEIYYYLKEKMEVVKLSQQSTEISPEPESTTASA
- a CDS encoding MmcQ/YjbR family DNA-binding protein; translation: MTHEFIRDFCLNKKGVTEEFPFDKDTLVFKVMNKMFLLTSLEYLPVRINVKCDPELAIELREKFDTVYPAFHMNKKHWNSVEDDGSIPQNEIAKMINHSYELVVASLPKKIRSELENLQ
- a CDS encoding tetratricopeptide repeat protein, producing MNNSRMEQLLIFLSGNPKDSFVKFALALEYAKLGDDEKTLSYFKEILADDPDYCGTYYHLGKLYEKLNKKEKAEETYKEGLKRSLGKEQKTYQELQEALNQLLFEE